One segment of Falco biarmicus isolate bFalBia1 chromosome 12, bFalBia1.pri, whole genome shotgun sequence DNA contains the following:
- the DEGS1 gene encoding sphingolipid delta(4)-desaturase DES1 — translation MGNTVAREDFEWVYTDQPHADRRKEILAKHPEIKALMKPDYNLIWVVILMVLAQLTAFYLVKDLDWKWVIFWAYVFGSCISHSMTLAIHEISHNSAFGNSKAMWNRWFGIFANLPLGLPYSISFKRYHMDHHRYLGGDGIDVDIPTNFEGWFFCTRFRKFIWIVLQPFFYAIRPLCINPKPITRLEIINLLAQLSFDIVIYYLWGIKSTFYMLAGSVLGLGLHPISGHFIAEHYMFLKGHETYSYYGPLNLLTFNVGYHNEHHDFPNIPGKSLPLVKKIAAEYYDNLPQYNSWIKVLYDFVMDDTISPYSRMKRQLKGEVKQD, via the exons ATGGGCAACACCGTCGCTAGGGAGGACTTCGAGTGGGTCTACACGGACCAGCCTCATGCCGATCGCCGCAAGGAGATtctgg CTAAACATCCAGAGATAAAAGCGTTAATGAAGCCAGACTACAACTTAATCTGGGTGGTTATACTGATGGTTCTTGCGCAGTTGACTGCCTTTTATCTAGTTAAAGACTTGGACTGGAAATGGGTGATCTTCTGGGCATATGTTTTTGGAAGCTGTATTAGCCACTCCATGACTCTGGCTATTCATGAGATCTCTCACAACAGTGCCTTTGGCAACAGCAAAGCGATGTGGAATCGATGGTTTGGAATATTTGCCAACCTCCCTCTTGGTCTCCCGTACTCCATATCCTTCAAGAGATACCACATGGATCATCATCGTTACTTGGGAGGCGACGGAATTGATGTGGACATTCCTACTAACTTTGAAGGCTGGTTTTTCTGCACCCGTTTTAGGAAGTTCATATGGATTGttcttcagccttttttctATGCCATTAGACCTCTCTGCATCAATCCGAAACCCATTACACGACTTGAAATAATCAATTTATTGGCTCAGCTTTCCTTTGATATTGTGATATATTACTTATGGGGAATCAAATCCACTTTTTACATGCTTGCTGGTTCAGTACTTGGACTTGGGTTGCACCCAATTTCAGGACACTTCATAGCTGAAcattatatgtttttaaaaggacatGAGACTTATTCCTACTACGGGCCACTTAATTTGCTCACTTTTAATGTTGGCTACCACAATGAACATCATGACTTCCCCAATATTCCTGGCAAGAGCCTTCCACTG GTGAAGAAAATAGCAGCTGAATACTATGACAACCTGCCACAATATAACTCTTGGATAAAAGTACTGTATGACTTCGTGATGGATGACACAATCAGCCCATATTCACGCATGAAAAGGCAATTAAAGGGGGAAGTGAAGCAAGATTAA
- the FBXO28 gene encoding F-box only protein 28: MAAPEERLVSDGEGGALGSARLSPPPVPESPEALAPLEPPPQSNTLMGLPIVAIENILSFLSYDETSQLRLVCKRMDLVCQRMLNQGFLKVERYHNLCQKQVKAQLPRRESERRNHSLARHADILAAVETRLSLLNMTFMKYVDSNLCCFIPGKVIDEIYRVLRYVNSTRAPQRAHEVLQELRDISSMAMEYFDEKIVPILKRKMPGSDVSGRLIGTAPVPGPSAALTSMQLFSKQNPSKQEVTKLHQQVKANGTGVTALKREMSEVRTKVQELQKQFQDQEQKLLEQTQIIGEQNARLAEIERKLREVMESTVGNSSGSGSNEQSHRKRRKAVESTDCPRKSKRLRNRK; encoded by the exons ATGGCGGCGCCGGAGGAGCGGCTCGTGTCGGACGGGGAAGGCGGCGCCCTGGGCTCGGCGCGGCTCTCCCCGCCCCCGGTCCCGGAGTCTCCCGAGGCTCTGGCGCCTTTGGAGCCGCCGCCCCAGAGCAACACGCTCATGGGGCTGCCCATCGTGGCGATCGAGAACATCCTCAGCTTCCTGTCCTACGATGAGACGAGCCAGCTGCGCCTG GTTTGTAAGCGAATGGACTTGGTTTGCCAGCGAATGTTGAATCAGGGATTTCTGAAGGTGGAAAGATACCACAACTTGTGTCAAAAGCAAGTTAAAGCTCAGCTTCCAAG ACGGGAGtcagaaagaagaaaccatTCATTAGCTCGTCATGCCGACATCCTTGCTGCTGTAGAAACCAGACTCTCTCTGTTAAATATGACTTTCATGAAATATGTGGATTCCAATCTCTGTTGCTTCATACCTGGAAAG GTAATAGATGAAATTTATCGTGTGCTAAGGTATGTAAACTCTACAAGAGCTCCTCAGAGAGCTCATGAAGTTCTTCAAGAACTAAGGGACATTTCCTCCATGGCTATGGAATATTTTGATGAGAAGATTGTTCcaatactgaaaagaaagatgccTGGGTCAGATGTATCGGGACGTCTGATAGGAACTGCCCCAG TTCCAGGACCTTCTGCAGCACTGACATCAATGCAGCTGTTCTCCAAGCAGAACCCTTCAAAACAGGAAGTCACCAAACTCCATCAGCAAGTAAAAGCAAATGGCACAGGCGTGACAGCGCTAAAGCGGGAGATGTCAGAGGTTCGCACCAAAGTGCAAGAGCTACAGAAACAATTCCAAGATCAAGAGCAGAAACTGCTTGAGCAAACCCAAATCATAGGTGAACAGAATGCCCGATTGGCTGAGATTGAACGCAAGCTGCGAGAGGTGATGGAGAGTACAGTAGGAAATTCTTCAGGTTCTGGCTCAAATGAACAGTCTCATAGAAAACGGAGGAAGGCGGTTGAATCCACAGACTGTCCTAGGAAATCTAAACGCCTTcgaaacagaaaataa